The following DNA comes from Metopolophium dirhodum isolate CAU chromosome 8, ASM1992520v1, whole genome shotgun sequence.
TCAGCATATCCTTAGGTCCGTGGTTAATACAACTTCATAATCATCATTACAAAATGGATATTGGACAATATGATTAGGTGATAAccgtgataactgataagggCTAAGACAGCCGTGGTTCACGTCAAATTCACTATATCCattagttataacaatataacgtgACTACGTCAtgtcatcagtaaatttttttgtCACTGGATTCTttggcacatattataatatagtaatatcatgATATCATGCTTTAGCAGTTTAGCAATTTAGAATTTTAGCATCCTTGTCTATGTTTGGATTAAGATCACAgatacataaaaacatattaccATTTATACACAAAATTTGTAATCTGTGCCCTGTAGTGTTTAATAACCTCCGATCATTACAAATTTCGGCATGATGTCTTTGAAGCTACTACAATCATTAGTGTCAAAAAATGAATTCTTTACCAGAACATTACTTAAACAGGAGTATTACCGTCTTATCAATCGATCACAGTTTAAAAATTGCTCGTTTCAACATCAAATGAAATTCAACCCTTGTGGCAAGGGCAACCTCAACCTACATAAGTCTTATGTGTCTAAACAATTTTCAGTGTCTAGTAATCTGTACCTAccctctattataatattacgattatacTTATGCCAaatgtaattgaatattaacacataatttgtttttgcttTAGGACTGAAATAGATTTTGAACAAGCATGCAATGAAACGTTAGAATCATTAtgtgaatattttgaacaagTTGTTGAAGATAATCCACATCTTGAAAACCCTGATATTTTATTCAgcgtatgtataatttaatatataatatacataattacaactattttttccaatcaaatatatttataacttttcttatacaatgtaaTAGGATGGTGTATTAACAATTCAATTAGGTGAACCTTATGGCACATATGTTATTAACCGACAGACaccaaataaacaaatttgGTTGAGTTCGCCAACAAGTGGTCCAAAACGATATGATTTTAATGGCACAAAATGGATTTACAAACATGATGGTGTCAGCTTACATGAATTACTGACTTCTGAGCTATCTAAACAGTTTTCATTTAATGTAAACTTTTCTAAATGCATATTTAGTGGTACTTTAAgtgaatagttatattatataaaattgtttataatataaaattattaaataaataataattagtaaatatttacaaattttagattaagttgtaaaaattaaaaaatatatatcttgtTCAAACGGTTACTAATCAAGGGTTTTGAATATTGAGTACCTGATTCATTACCtcttttcatttgaaaaacttgttaaattttacctttattagtCTTTAAAATGCCCCTTGATAAttctaatgaaataataatataatcattgataATGTCTACATTGAAATCTGAGAGAACATTTTCATTTAGTTagaagtaaatttaataatttgacatattatttttcctaatttaatgtaattttttagaaatttctcAATGGGTTAACATTGTTGGCATTCATGAAAAAGTGATTATTGATCCGATTTGATCCTGAAggagttattgatattatattattatgtctcaaAAATCAAGCAACGATTACCTATGTTGCTATATACTTTGTAaatgacaaataatttttttgaaaattaaagaaaaaataatattcattgagATTTAATTTGaggtatttatattacatttaaatattataacaatacaattattattaagctCTTAACTAAGATcaaaaaaaatagacaaaaattaagtagagcagaatttaaaattataagattcaactcataatatgtaaatcattaaaaaattcactggtacttaaaataaaatgcctGGAATGCTGTAAAATATATagcattttactaatatttgtaaattataaaaattaatgtaaataggtcctataattgttattagttattacttatattataatataattaaatacaattatgacttatgaattaTGGTATTTTCGCATATGAACCAAGTTTCTATAACATGTACTAATATTAAAGATcaatgtaaaaagtaaaatatacctattattaaaaaattattttttatgtatttgtttttattaaattgaatttctcaggttaatataataatatgcatagcaTTATAGGACAaaccataatatcatactataagAAGTATAATGTACAGGGTATGATTTTCAAAAAgtgcaaaatataaaacatgttcttcattttttattgagttttagCATTTTAGCTTAATATGATAGTCTGTACTACTACTAGAACAGTAATAGCAGgtatccaaaaatatttaaatataattgttgatagATAGCGCTGAGGTATTcaacttttgattaaaaatagtataaccAAGGtgaatattatacagatatataatatacctatataatataatatatccagtGGATATTATCCaccttgagtataatattaactcttaagtatagatactaatgtactatattatgttcttgATAACCTAACAAAAATGGATTGAATACTTGattcctatttattataaattataatggatcttatgattttattttctagtGAGTTGTACCTAATCAGTGAGTGATGACACCGAACAATTCAATTTACTTACCAAATACCAatcatgtacaatatacattgtacatatctTCAAATGAAGCGTTTATTATTGACTGAGCACTACAGTAGAGACCCAGGAGGGCTAAGGGGACTGCAGCACACCCCCTACCTCATTGaccgtattaaaatataaaaaaattaacgaattattCATCATTGAAAAATTCATGAGGTACCTTAtgtcttatgagttatgatagtattataatattaaataatattgtaacatacaCGTACCGCAGAATTCTGTATGAAGTATGAAGTGATAAGTGAtgactattatattactatttttgcaATCATAGACATGATGTATATCTCGTTGATTACAAATgttgtgaaattataaaaaaaaaataatttataagaacttttagattctgagcgaagcgatgaatgtattgattttacaatgatgtgtttttttatgtttattattttgtgtctgtcatcacatgagttgagaattcataaaaatttttctttttaaatctaagatttgaaaatgtaatacaagattatccataagtttgtctacctttatcaaaaaaaaaaatgtctacaataaagtcaaattaaatttttatgagtgtttgaaattcatatttttacaacatttgatattcactcgatttctgatgtaacgattttgctattttgttgttattcaaaaatgaataactgtagatacatgaaaattttactgaatgtttatattttcattttctatacaccatacagttttgaaaatattttgactgtttttgagCTTTATACGAACATtgaaagttttcaatttttttagttttttttctttaaatattaacaaaattttatttgttgggtaaaaaagcgtgaaaaattaatgcaaggctcctgatatattgttacaatagcagttaaaaaatattcataggcacaatttttttttataagcatttaaagttcaaattttgataaaatgtatcaaatttaaaatttaataattattttgtagttaaaaatttataaaatgttcaacttttatagctaaggattgaaaatttaaaacaaggttccaagtaaataggttatatataaattactttattcacaataatattatcaaatatacttagtaatatcattgattataaatactatatagtatttataatcaatggtaatatcataggctaactgacagttttcgctcagaatcatttttcttatacaataatattatatcattgaattcaaatttaacaccatccattacagtgacccacttgtcacctactgtatagcagagcgacatccacttacccaactttttttatataaagatttatttttcaaagaaaactcatgtttttcaaaatttaaactgtttttatgacgttacaaaataatatttttactatttttttttgctgttaTTGTCTTACTTTTAACtatgacaacatacatttttattttcatattcagaAGAAGACATTTTAGGAGTtacttcaacagtaacttttctgatagaaaagcgaatctagttggtactttggggggtcagtaattttcaaacgcgatgtgaaaaacaaatgaaaaattaaggaaaaacgggactttttacgcaaaatctgttttcgagaaaatcgatttttgtttttagtgcaactctaaaacaaatgaccgtaggtacatgaaatgttgactgaatgtttatattagcattttctatacaccataacattttccaaatattttgacttattttgagctgtttacggacattttcagttttttttatataaatatcaatacaattttatcttgtGGGtacaaaagcttgaaaatttaatagaaggctcctaggtaattgtttcaaaggcagatgaaaaaaattaaaaatccttagtcacagtttttatttataagcatttaaagttcaaattttgacaaaatacggaaaaatcacgaaaattagcaaattattttgagttgagaattcataaaaatttttctttttaaatctaagattttaaaatgtaatacaagattatccataagtttgtctacctttatcaaaaaaaaaaaatgtacaagaaagtcaaattacatttttatgagcgtttgaaattcatatttttacaacatttgatattcactcgatatctcatgtaacgattttcttattttgttgtaatgaaaaaacgtataactgtagatacttgaaatttcactgaatatttgtattagcgcattttctatacacgataaaattttgaaaataatttgactctttttgagctgtttacggacatagtcagttttcaatttttttagttttttttctataaatatcaataaaattttatttgttgtgtaaaaatcgtgaaaatttaatatatatatgatatacctcctgatatatcgttctaatagcagttgaaaaatattaaaaatacatagcacaatttttttttattagcatttaaagttcaaattttgacaaaatttatcaaatttataatttaataattattttgaagttaaaaatgtataaaatgttcaacttttatagctaaggattgaaaattggaaacgaggctccacgtaaataggttatgtataaattactttattcacaataatatcaccaAATATACTTGGCTGACTGACcgtattcgctcagaatcgtttttcttatacaatgatattatatcattgaattcaaatttaacaccatccattaaagtgacccacttgtaacctactgtacagcagagcgacatccacttaaccaccttttaaatttttaatatactgtAATTCCTGTAggaattaactatattattgtgaataaatacctacatttttatttaacactatATGGGTACCTACTTCGTACCTGTATATTGTTGGGTACCTCATTCATATTTTAGGCTGAGTCCTCTGTGACAGTGTGACTTGAAAATTATTGAGTTGACTCTGACTCggtgtaattattaattgaccTCGACCACTCAGAAATCAACactaaactataaagtataataa
Coding sequences within:
- the LOC132950375 gene encoding frataxin homolog, mitochondrial isoform X3 translates to MMSLKLLQSLVSKNEFFTRTLLKQEYYRLINRSQFKNCSFQHQMKFNPCGKGNLNLHKSYVSKQFSVSSNLTEIDFEQACNETLESLCEYFEQVVEDNPHLENPDILFSDGVLTIQLGEPYGTYVINRQTPNKQIWLSSPTSGPKRYDFNGTKWIYKHDGVSLHELLTSELSKQFSFN
- the LOC132950375 gene encoding frataxin homolog, mitochondrial isoform X2, translating into MMSLKLLQSLVSKNEFFTRTLLKQEYYRLINRSQFKNCSFQHQMKFNPCGKGNLNLHKSYVSKQFSVSSNLTEIDFEQACNETLESLCEYFEQVVEDNPHLENPDILFSDGVLTIQLGEPYGTYVINRQTPNKQIWLSSPTSGPKRYDFNGTKWIYKHDGVSLHELLTSELSKQFSFNKFLNGLTLLAFMKK
- the LOC132950375 gene encoding frataxin homolog, mitochondrial isoform X1, producing MMSLKLLQSLVSKNEFFTRTLLKQEYYRLINRSQFKNCSFQHQMKFNPCGKGNLNLHKSYVSKQFSVSSNLTEIDFEQACNETLESLCEYFEQVVEDNPHLENPDILFSDGVLTIQLGEPYGTYVINRQTPNKQIWLSSPTSGPKRYDFNGTKWIYKHDGVSLHELLTSELSKQFSFNVNFSKCIFSGTLSE